A genomic window from Quercus lobata isolate SW786 chromosome 10, ValleyOak3.0 Primary Assembly, whole genome shotgun sequence includes:
- the LOC115964223 gene encoding uncharacterized protein LOC115964223, with product MTEIAMPTRRSSEEEDELQRSVKKFKDSNSARSFTQPRTIVSYRDTLLGDIPGAYEQAFSFERNWDDNDESDTDLEPLIEGMVEVKLSKETFSRIRAPWLKALIVKVYGRTVGFNYLTFKINALWKPLAKLDCVNLGKDFFLIRFSSSDDYDKVLKGGPWFVGEHFLAIKPWEPYFKASEAKLSSVAMWVRLPELPIEFYDAAVLREIGNAIGPVLRIDSYTASESRGSYARLCVQVDLDKPLITSVRVGKLVQRITYEGVSTLCFSCGRLGHKRDSCPYYIKPAVREEVVVNENISTEQKETNQLDSKYGPWMVVTRKKNFNRPGRPRGPNNLNQGNFQELKGKSDFSEPNVTGSEGNNLRIIGSKDLADSARGNLGAIVVQNQQRTDFVAAENEMDVC from the coding sequence ATGACAGAGATTGCTATGCCAACACGAAGATCAAGTGAGGAAGAAGACGAGCTACAACGGAGTGTTAAGAAATTTAAGGACAGTAACAGTGCGAGGAGTTTCACCCAACCCAGGACTATCGTTTCCTATAGAGACACGTTGCTTGGGGACATCCCAGGTGCATATGAGCAAGCTTTCAGCTTTGAGAGGAACTGGGATGATAACGACGAGTCAGACACGGATCTAGAGCCGCTGATAGAAGGTATGGTTGAGGTTAAGCTCTCTAAGGAAACTTTCTCTCGGATAAGAGCACCATGGTTGAAAGCTTTGATCGTGAAAGTTTATGGTAGGACAGTGGGTTTCAACTACCTGACTTTCAAAATCAATGCTTTATGGAAACCATTGGCTAAACTTGACTGTGTTAATTTGGGAAAggatttctttttaattagaTTCAGCAGTAGTGATGATTATGACAAGGTGCTCAAAGGGGGTCCTTGGTTTGTAGGGGAGCATTTCCTTGCCATTAAACCATGGGAGCCTTATTTTAAGGCATCTGAGGCCAAATTATCCTCAGTTGCAATGTGGGTGAGGCTTCCTGAATTACCAATAGAGTTTTATGATGCTGCTGTCCTTAGAGAAATTGGAAATGCTATTGGACCTGTTCTTCGTATTGATTCGTACACAGCATCTGAATCTAGAGGGAGCTATGCCAGACTTTGTGTGCAAGTGGATTTGGACAAACCACTTATCACCTCAGTTCGTGTGGGCAAATTGGTTCAAAGAATCACATATGAAGGTGTTTCAACACTTTGTTTCTCTTGTGGCCGTTTGGGTCATAAGCGTGATTCTTGCCCGTACTATATCAAACCTGCTGTTAGAGAAGAAGTAGTTGTAAATGAGAATATCTCAACTGAACAAAAAGAAACCAACCAGTTGGATTCCAAGTATGGACCCTGGATGGTGGTTACTaggaaaaagaattttaatagGCCTGGCCGTCCTCGTGGGCCCAACAATTTAAATCAAGGAAATTTTCAAGAGCTTAAGGGTAAATCTGACTTTTCAGAGCCAAATGTCACGGGTTCTGAAGGAAATAACCTTAGAATAATTGGTTCTAAGGACTTGGCTGATTCGGCTAGGGGTAATTTGGGTGCTATTGTTGTGCAAAATCAGCAAAGGACAGATTTTGTGGCAGCCGAGAATGAAATGGACGTCTGCTAG
- the LOC115962423 gene encoding uncharacterized protein LOC115962423, with the protein MEGCNSLDSQSRRRLLSQFGEMFGLPQNMVCSRGSLHQDSVSEKCCDTSKMCSTLELGDDGFQFNLILPGTKIPKWFNHQSVGSSISFSVGSKSLAFAFCVALKIELKDIVASRFERFLCSVYIFFKGYKKKLFSCEFLLDSSSFMWFHYRSNSSFDGIVLEDCNNVKFLFEVSDYDPKMAKFTIERCGAHVACICPSRNPAVDKMACIRVHESLRVSFDENLKMFLCRVVAQNLVRFSKTYCPLCEIAEDSLLHLFQCCPYAKGVWYGGRWDFRVEMIRAQTIMEFVEHIIDPPSELIAERITKDEFTLYAVVTMKILWMAREEALVSNTKPTINQLVHRLNKQYDFYLRPLTKEQNRGSAWTKPLDQLVKLNFDASCDQNSVGLAVVLKDQDGNGRAIGRGINSNSKMGLALAKVERKLW; encoded by the exons ATGGAAGGGTGCAATTCCTTGGATTCACAATCAAGAAGAAGATTATTGAGTCAG TTTGGAGAAATGTTTGGGCTTCCACAAAATATGGTATGTTCAAGGGGATCATTGCATCAGGACTCTGTTTCTGAAAAGTGCTGCGATACATCTAAAATGTGTTCTACACTTGAACTTGGGGATGATGGATTTCAATTTAACCTTATCCTTCCAGGAACTAAGATTCCAAAGTGGTTCAACCATCAAAGTGTTGGAAGCTCCATATCATTCTCAGTTGGTTCGAAATCTCTAGCATTTGCTTTCTGTGTTGCTTTAAAAATAGAACTGAAGGATATTGTGGCAAGTCGATTTGAAAGGTTTCTTTGTTCTGTCTACATTTTCTTCAAaggttataaaaaaaagttattttcatGTGAATTTTTGTTAGATTCATCATCTTTTATGTGGTTTCACTATAGAAGCAATAGCTCATTTGATGGCATAGTTTTAGAGGATTGCAACAATGTTAAGTTTCTATTTGAGGTTTCAGATTATGAtccaaaaatggcaaaatttaCAATAGAAAGGTGTGGGGCCCATGTAGCATGCATCTGTCCTTCTCGGAATCCTGCTGTAGATAAGATGGCCTGCATAAGAGTTCATGAAAGTTTAAGAGTGTCCTTTGATGAAAacttaaaaatgtttttatgtaGAGTAGTTGCTCAAAACCTCGTTAGATTCTCAAAAACCTATTGCCCTCTCTGTGAAATAGCTGAAGATTCCCTTTTACATCTATTTCAATGTTGTCCCTATGCCAAAGGAGTGTGGTATGGTGGTAGATGGGATTTTCGAGTTGAAATGATCCGAGCTCAAACTATAATGGAATTTGTTGAACATATAATTGACCCCCCAAGTGAGTTAATCGCAGAAAGAATCACCAAAGATGAGTTCACACTATATGCAGTAGTGACAATGAAAATCCTTTGGATGGCACGAGAGGAAGCTTTGGTTTCAAACACTAAACCCACCATAAACCAATTAGTCCATCGTCTGAACAAACAGTATGACTTTTACTTGAGACCACTCACCAaagagcaaaacaggggaaGTGCTTGGACCAAACCGCTTGATCAATTGGTAAAGCTTAATTTTGATGCATCATGTGATCAAAATAGTGTAGGCTTGGCTGTGGTTCTCAAAGATCAAGACGGGAATGGGAGAGCTATCGGACGTGGCATAAACAGCAACAGCAAGATGGGATTGGCATTGGCCAAAGTGGAGCGCAAATTGTGGTAG
- the LOC115964224 gene encoding TMV resistance protein N-like gives MDFTSHLNGFLKLKVIHTFIDDELPKGEEISTELLEAIRSSRSSIIVFSENYASSSWCLDELVEILECKKNGHMVLPVFYKVDPSEVRNQKGKFGEALAKHEVNNIKKVQRWRESLKKAGSISGLTYKDGCSCSQFEFIEEIFKEISSAQLNHMKLSVAKYLVGIDTRVNDVINRCLDIKSNDVRIVGIFGLPGVGKTTIAKVIFNTIHYCFDGSSFLDNVSEKSRTIDGIIQLQETLCYEILGYQNLKVGSVSKGISVTIERLHRKRILIVLDNVEKLDEIEFFLENYDRFTSGSRIIITTRDKHLLDTLTKNIHVMYYEVKELNKHEAHKLFCQEAFGRNNFEEDYLELVNQFIDYAKSLPLVLKIIGTDLYGRTKHEWKSALDKYKRIPKGDIQKILKISYDGLDQTQQEIFLDIAYFLKGFYKDEVVDILRSINNHDPYYDIERLIDKCLIIVTKDNELSMHDLIQQMGWEIVRQDSPGVIKKRSRLLCYEDAPEILIENMGSNEIRGITLCLPKPKKLKLNLGKMKNLKYLIVCNVISENLKSLPNGLRLLEWNEFPLSSLPSAFEPKNLVVLKMQRSHIKLDEHFEV, from the exons ATGGATTTTACAAGCCATTTGAATGGCTTTTTGAAGCTGAAGGTTATTCACACCTTCATCGATGATGAACTCCCAAAGGGAGAAGAAATTTCTACTGAACTTCTCGAAGCTATTAGAAGTTCAAGGAGTTCCATAATTGTATTCTCTGAGAACTATGCATCTTCTAGCTGGTGCTTGGATGAACTTGTCGAAATTCTTGAGTGTAAGAAGAATGGACATATGGTGCTACCAGTGTTTTATAAGGTGGATCCCTCGGAAGTACGTAACCAAAAGGGAAAATTTGGAGAAGCTTTAGCAAAACATGAagtaaataatataaagaagGTGCAAAGATGGAGGGAATCTCTAAAAAAAGCTGGTAGCATATCTGGTTTGACCTACAAGGACGG TTGTAGCTGCtctcaatttgaatttattgaagaaatttttaaagAGATCTCAAGTGCTCAATTAAATCACATGAAATTATCTGTTGCAAAATATCTTGTTGGAATAGATACTCGTGTAAATGACGTCATAAATCGGTGTTTAGATATTAAATCAAATGATGTCCGCATTGTAGGGATCTTTGGCCTTCCCGGAGTGGGTAAGACAACAATTGCAAAAGTTATTTTTAACACAATTCATTATTGTTTTGATGGAAGCAGCTTTCTAGATAATGTTAGTGAAAAATCAAGGACAATTGATGGCATAATTCAATTACAAGAGACACTTTGTTATGAGATCTTAGGGTATCAAAATTTGAAGGTGGGGAGTGTATCTAAAGGAATCAGTGTGACGATTGAAAGGCTTCATCGTAAAAGGATTCTTATAGTTCTTGATAATGTTGAAAAATTGGATGAGAtagaattttttcttgaaaattatgATAGGTTTACTTCTGGAAGTAGAATCATTATAACCACAAGAGACAAACACTTGCTTGATACTCTTACAAAAAATATTCATGTAATGTACTACGAGGTGAAGGAGTTAAATAAACATGAAGCTCATAAACTCTTTTGTCAAGAGGCCTTTGGAAGAAACAATTTCGAGGAAGATTATTTAGAATTGGTCAACCAATTTATAGATTATGCCAAAAGTCTTCCATTAGTTCTAAAAATAATTGGCACAGATTTGTATGGAAGAACTAAACATGAATGGAAAAGTGCGTTAGACAAATACAAAAGAATTCCCAAGGGAGACATTCaaaaaatactcaaaataaGTTATGATGGATTGGACCAAACTCAACAGgaaatttttcttgatattgcTTATTTTCTTAAAGGATTTTACAAAGATGAAGTTGTAGATATACTAAGAAGCATCAATAACCATGATCCATATTATGATATTGAAAGACTTATTGATAAGTGTCTTATAATTGTTACTAAAGATAACGAATTATCGATGCATGACTTGATTCAACAAATGGGTTGGGAAATTGTTCGACAAGACTCACCAGGAGTGATCAAGAAGCGTAGTAGGCTATTGTGTTATGAAGATGCTCCTGAAATACTAATTGAAAATATG GGGTCAAATGAAATTCGAGGCATAACACTGTGCTTGCCTAAACCAAAAAAGCTGAAGTTGAATCTTGGAAAGATGAAGAATCTCAAATATTTGATAGTTTGCAATGTAATTAGTGAAAACCTTAAATCTCTTCCCAATGGGTTGAGGTTACTTGAATGGAATGAATTTCCTTTATCTTCCTTACCATCCGCCTTTGAACCTAAAAACCTCGTTGTACTCAAGATGCAACGAAGCCACATAAAATTGGACGAGCATTTCGAGGTATGA